In Clostridium sp. SY8519, one genomic interval encodes:
- the cobK gene encoding precorrin-6A reductase, with amino-acid sequence MRLLIFSGTTEGRELSRRLAGSGAEITVSVATEYGREEQGNIPGVRVLCGRKTEPEIIRLLQETDVCIDATHPYAVEISRNIREACHSTGTVWRRLLRPRSAYPADSVFLQSAQEAARWLADREGNVLLTTGAKELGCYRDLNPERLYPRVLPLEQSLVSCREAGIPGRNIIAMQGPFSEALNEALLDQFQIRYLVTKDGGRAGGFQEKAEAARSRGVTLLLIARPEEEGSSMEELLDEVTALLAQEQKTAE; translated from the coding sequence ATGAGGCTGCTGATTTTCAGCGGGACAACCGAGGGCCGGGAGCTGTCCCGCCGGCTGGCCGGGTCCGGAGCGGAGATCACTGTCAGTGTGGCGACAGAATACGGACGGGAAGAACAGGGGAACATTCCCGGCGTGCGGGTGCTCTGCGGGAGAAAAACCGAACCGGAAATCATCCGCCTGCTTCAGGAAACGGATGTGTGCATCGATGCCACACATCCTTACGCGGTGGAGATCAGCCGCAATATCCGGGAAGCCTGCCACAGCACAGGAACCGTCTGGCGCAGGCTGCTGCGGCCGCGCAGCGCGTATCCGGCGGACAGTGTTTTTCTGCAGTCGGCACAGGAAGCGGCCCGGTGGCTGGCGGACCGGGAGGGCAATGTGCTGCTGACCACAGGGGCCAAGGAGCTGGGCTGTTACCGGGATTTGAACCCGGAGCGGCTGTATCCGCGGGTGCTCCCGCTGGAACAGAGCCTGGTATCCTGCCGGGAAGCGGGAATCCCGGGCCGGAATATCATTGCGATGCAGGGACCGTTTTCAGAGGCGTTAAACGAAGCCCTGCTGGATCAGTTTCAGATCCGCTATCTGGTAACGAAAGACGGCGGCCGGGCCGGAGGCTTTCAGGAAAAGGCGGAGGCGGCGCGCAGCCGCGGCGTGACCCTTTTGCTGATTGCGCGGCCGGAGGAAGAAGGCTCATCCATGGAGGAGCTGCTGGATGAGGTGACGGCACTTCTGGCACAGGAGCAGAAAACTGCGGAGTAA
- the cobJ gene encoding precorrin-3B C(17)-methyltransferase, protein MAKVYAVGIGPGRQESMTQEALAAMEQSDVICGYTVYVDLVKEIFPEKEVYTTAMKKEIDRCAWALETASQGRTVAMVCSGDAGVYGMAGLLIQLQSSYPDVEIEVVPGVTAALSGAAVLGAPIGHDFCVISLSDLLTPWEVIENRLRCAGQADFNLAIYNPRSKKRADNLREACDILLEHKAPDTVCGWVRNIGREGEESRIMTLEELKDEPVDMFTTVFVGSASTRVYGSYMVTPRGYEKQAARSRNQEHPAL, encoded by the coding sequence ATGGCAAAAGTATACGCGGTCGGAATCGGCCCGGGCAGACAGGAATCAATGACGCAGGAAGCACTGGCAGCGATGGAACAGTCAGATGTGATCTGCGGGTATACCGTATATGTGGATCTGGTGAAAGAGATTTTTCCGGAAAAAGAAGTGTATACGACAGCAATGAAAAAAGAAATCGACCGCTGCGCGTGGGCGCTGGAAACTGCCAGTCAGGGCAGAACGGTGGCGATGGTCTGCAGCGGAGACGCCGGTGTGTACGGCATGGCAGGACTGCTGATTCAGCTGCAGAGCAGCTATCCGGATGTGGAGATCGAGGTAGTGCCTGGGGTCACGGCGGCACTGTCCGGCGCGGCGGTACTGGGAGCGCCGATCGGCCATGATTTCTGTGTCATTTCCCTTTCGGATCTCCTGACTCCCTGGGAAGTGATTGAAAACCGCCTGCGCTGTGCCGGTCAGGCGGACTTCAACCTGGCGATCTACAATCCCCGTTCGAAAAAACGGGCGGATAATCTGCGGGAAGCCTGTGATATCCTTCTGGAGCATAAGGCGCCGGACACCGTCTGCGGCTGGGTGCGCAACATCGGCCGTGAAGGTGAGGAGAGCCGCATCATGACTTTGGAGGAGCTGAAAGACGAGCCGGTGGATATGTTTACCACAGTGTTTGTGGGCAGCGCCTCCACCCGTGTATACGGAAGTTACATGGTCACGCCCCGGGGCTATGAAAAGCAGGCCGCCCGCAGCCGGAATCAGGAGCATCCGGCTTTATGA
- a CDS encoding cobalamin biosynthesis protein: MEPVFLSFSEKGQQLAQKLAQAAGGRADRCRQPLSLKEWTKEQFQKADAIVYVGALGIAVRAIAPFVASKTEDPAVVVVDELGLHVIPVLSGHLGGANDLARQLAAVCGGEAVITTATDINGRFAVDEWAKRQNCRVDNPAWIKRISGRILAGGTAVVYSPFPIAGTPPAYVACVRQDADKKPEKTAAAAVSLSVFGRQTQALRLVPRIAVLGIGCRKGTPRAVLEEQFAQFAEAQDLIPSAIVRAASIDLKAGEPGLLEFCGAHGWPLQTYTAEELAGAPGEYTASEFVSRITGVDNVCERSAVLASAGGRLVIRKQAGSGVTFALALQEYHPDWTWQGSCGTEAPGKPRSETADDKERTEPDGR, from the coding sequence ATGGAACCTGTGTTTCTGTCATTTTCAGAGAAAGGACAGCAGCTGGCACAGAAGCTGGCGCAGGCCGCCGGAGGCAGGGCAGACCGCTGCCGGCAGCCGCTGTCCCTGAAGGAATGGACGAAGGAGCAGTTTCAGAAGGCAGATGCGATTGTATATGTAGGCGCCCTGGGGATCGCGGTGCGTGCCATCGCCCCTTTTGTGGCCAGTAAGACAGAGGATCCGGCTGTGGTGGTTGTAGATGAACTGGGACTCCATGTGATTCCCGTGCTGTCCGGACATCTGGGCGGCGCCAATGATCTGGCCAGACAGCTGGCGGCAGTCTGCGGCGGAGAAGCGGTGATTACCACGGCGACGGATATCAACGGGCGGTTTGCCGTGGATGAATGGGCGAAAAGGCAGAACTGCCGCGTGGACAATCCGGCGTGGATCAAGCGGATTTCCGGCAGGATTCTCGCCGGGGGGACGGCTGTCGTATACAGCCCTTTCCCGATCGCGGGAACACCGCCGGCTTATGTGGCCTGTGTCAGACAGGACGCAGACAAAAAGCCGGAAAAAACTGCCGCAGCAGCCGTGTCCCTGTCCGTATTTGGCAGACAGACGCAGGCGCTGCGCCTGGTTCCGCGGATTGCCGTGCTGGGGATCGGCTGCCGGAAGGGGACGCCCCGGGCAGTGTTGGAAGAGCAGTTTGCGCAGTTTGCAGAGGCGCAGGATCTGATTCCCTCCGCGATTGTCCGGGCGGCCAGCATCGACTTAAAGGCCGGGGAGCCGGGACTTCTGGAATTCTGCGGGGCACACGGATGGCCGCTGCAGACCTACACGGCAGAGGAGCTGGCGGGGGCGCCGGGGGAATACACCGCTTCGGAATTTGTCAGCCGAATCACCGGCGTGGACAATGTCTGCGAACGGAGCGCCGTGCTGGCATCTGCGGGCGGACGACTGGTGATCCGCAAGCAGGCCGGCAGCGGGGTGACTTTTGCGCTGGCTCTGCAGGAATATCATCCGGACTGGACCTGGCAGGGGAGCTGCGGGACAGAAGCGCCCGGGAAGCCGCGGAGCGAAACAGCGGATGACAAGGAGCGGACGGAGCCGGATGGCAGATAG
- the cobM gene encoding precorrin-4 C(11)-methyltransferase — MIHFVGAGPGAPDLITVRGAELLKQADVIIYAGSLVNPELLAYAGPECRVYNSAEMTLEEVLEVMEDAEAAGKDLVRLHTGDMSLYGAIREQMDRLEEKGIAYDDTPGVSSFCGAAAALKAEYTLPGVSQSVVITRMEGRTPVPAREGVASFAQHGASMVLFLSSGLLEQVQTELLKGAYTEDTPAAIVYKATWPDEKTVRCTVGTLAETAKREQIHKTALILVGDFLGDTYDRSLLYHPGFTTEFRQAKTDTDKDAKQ; from the coding sequence ATGATTCATTTTGTTGGCGCAGGTCCGGGAGCACCGGATCTGATTACCGTACGGGGAGCGGAACTGCTGAAGCAGGCGGATGTGATTATTTACGCGGGGAGTCTGGTGAATCCGGAACTTCTTGCCTATGCGGGGCCGGAGTGCCGGGTTTACAACAGTGCCGAAATGACCCTGGAGGAAGTGCTGGAAGTCATGGAGGATGCGGAGGCAGCCGGAAAAGACCTGGTGCGCCTGCATACCGGAGATATGAGCCTTTACGGCGCCATACGGGAACAGATGGACCGTCTGGAGGAAAAGGGGATCGCCTATGACGACACACCTGGCGTCTCCAGTTTCTGCGGCGCGGCAGCCGCGCTGAAGGCAGAATATACATTGCCTGGAGTAAGCCAGAGCGTGGTGATTACCCGGATGGAAGGGCGCACGCCGGTGCCGGCCCGGGAAGGCGTGGCAAGTTTTGCGCAGCATGGAGCGTCCATGGTGCTGTTTTTGTCCTCCGGTCTGCTGGAGCAGGTACAGACAGAGCTGCTTAAGGGCGCGTATACAGAGGATACGCCGGCGGCGATTGTCTACAAGGCAACCTGGCCCGATGAAAAGACGGTGCGCTGTACGGTAGGCACACTGGCGGAAACCGCGAAAAGGGAGCAGATTCACAAGACGGCGCTGATTCTGGTGGGAGATTTTCTGGGGGATACCTACGACCGCAGTTTACTGTACCATCCGGGATTTACGACGGAATTCCGTCAGGCGAAGACAGATACAGACAAGGATGCGAAGCAGTAA
- the cbiD gene encoding cobalt-precorrin-5B (C(1))-methyltransferase CbiD, translating to MAFEHYIRNGAKRLRCGYTTGTCAALAAKGAVQLLLTGEAPDSVGVMTGKGILVETEPVRIGPDPEALFPEARAFVPEGYQAACAVRKDAGDDIDATANLLICAAVRRSAEPGVQIDGGRGIGRVTKPGLDQPVGNAAINRVPRQMIAEAVAEVCDAAGYDGGIQVIIFAPEGETVGAKTFNPVLGVCGGISILGTSGIVEPMSEQAWVDTIEVEMHQHALTQDRVILIPGNYGEEFLEERGLSALGVPVVKISNFLGEALDIAAAESFRQVLLAAHAGKLVKAAGGIMNTHSRWADCRTELFCAHAAVCGADTDTCRALMGAATTDACIGILDQAGLREPVLASLMGAVQSHLERRAAGQYRIGAVMFSKEYGTLGCTEPARELLEAWRSAAGD from the coding sequence ATGGCATTTGAACACTATATCAGAAACGGCGCGAAGCGCCTCCGATGCGGATATACCACCGGTACCTGCGCGGCACTGGCGGCAAAAGGGGCGGTACAGCTTCTGCTGACCGGTGAGGCACCGGACTCCGTGGGGGTTATGACCGGGAAAGGGATTCTGGTGGAAACCGAACCGGTCCGGATCGGCCCGGATCCGGAAGCGCTGTTCCCGGAAGCCCGCGCGTTTGTGCCGGAAGGGTATCAGGCGGCCTGCGCAGTACGGAAAGACGCCGGTGATGACATCGACGCCACGGCAAATCTGCTGATCTGTGCCGCTGTGCGGCGGAGTGCGGAGCCCGGCGTGCAGATAGACGGCGGCCGGGGAATCGGACGGGTGACAAAGCCCGGGCTGGATCAGCCGGTGGGAAACGCGGCCATCAACCGGGTGCCCCGGCAGATGATTGCGGAGGCTGTGGCAGAAGTCTGCGATGCCGCAGGATACGACGGCGGGATACAGGTGATTATTTTCGCGCCGGAGGGCGAAACGGTGGGAGCGAAAACCTTCAATCCGGTGCTGGGCGTCTGCGGCGGAATCTCCATCCTGGGCACTTCGGGAATTGTGGAGCCCATGAGCGAGCAGGCCTGGGTGGACACCATTGAGGTGGAGATGCACCAGCATGCGCTGACGCAGGACCGGGTGATTCTGATTCCGGGCAATTACGGCGAAGAGTTTCTGGAAGAGCGGGGGCTGTCCGCGCTGGGCGTTCCCGTGGTGAAAATTTCCAATTTTCTCGGAGAGGCGCTGGATATCGCGGCGGCGGAAAGTTTCCGGCAGGTGCTGCTGGCAGCCCATGCGGGCAAACTGGTGAAAGCGGCCGGAGGCATCATGAATACCCACTCCCGGTGGGCGGACTGCAGAACGGAGCTTTTCTGCGCCCACGCGGCAGTCTGCGGCGCGGACACAGATACCTGCAGGGCACTGATGGGGGCGGCCACCACAGACGCCTGCATCGGCATTCTGGACCAGGCAGGTCTGCGGGAACCGGTGCTGGCCAGCCTGATGGGCGCGGTCCAGAGCCATCTGGAACGCCGGGCCGCGGGACAGTACCGGATAGGCGCGGTGATGTTTTCAAAGGAATACGGCACACTTGGATGCACAGAACCTGCCAGGGAGCTGCTGGAGGCATGGCGGTCTGCCGCCGGAGACTGA
- a CDS encoding TIGR01212 family radical SAM protein (This family includes YhcC from E. coli K-12, an uncharacterized radical SAM protein.), whose protein sequence is MEIRRISQVMKETYGTKVYRLSLDAGCGCPNRDGRGRGGCIFCSAGGSGDFAGGSPADRGRDTEPAPLEEQIRQAKKLVSGKMKSVREEDRKYIAYFQAYTSTYGEPERLREIFLKTIRREEIVVLAIGTRPDCLGPEILEILTELNRIKPVWIELGLQTIHEETARRIHRGYGLPVFADAYRRLKEAGLTVIVHVILGLPGESGEDMLDTVRYLAGLTPTLDGIKLQLLHVLKGTELGRQYEEHPFPLLDLDTYVELVVSCLKLLPAETVVHRLTGDGPKRLLLGPLWSADKKRVLNRLNQAIARA, encoded by the coding sequence ATGGAAATTCGGCGTATTTCACAGGTTATGAAAGAGACGTACGGAACAAAAGTATACCGGCTGTCCCTGGATGCCGGCTGCGGCTGTCCGAACAGGGACGGAAGAGGCAGAGGGGGCTGTATTTTCTGCTCTGCCGGCGGATCCGGGGATTTTGCCGGCGGCAGTCCGGCAGACCGGGGACGGGACACGGAACCGGCGCCCCTGGAGGAGCAGATCCGGCAGGCGAAGAAGCTGGTCAGCGGAAAAATGAAGTCGGTCCGGGAGGAAGACCGGAAGTATATCGCCTATTTTCAGGCCTACACCAGTACCTACGGGGAACCGGAGCGGCTGCGGGAGATTTTTCTTAAAACCATCCGGCGGGAAGAAATCGTGGTGCTTGCCATCGGAACCAGACCGGATTGCCTGGGGCCGGAGATCCTGGAGATTCTTACCGAGTTAAACCGGATCAAACCGGTGTGGATCGAACTGGGGCTCCAGACCATACACGAAGAAACGGCCCGGCGGATTCACCGGGGCTACGGGCTGCCGGTTTTTGCCGATGCTTACCGGAGACTGAAGGAAGCAGGTCTTACGGTGATCGTCCACGTGATTCTGGGACTGCCAGGGGAATCCGGGGAAGATATGCTGGACACTGTGCGGTATCTGGCGGGGCTTACCCCGACGCTGGACGGGATCAAACTGCAGCTGCTCCATGTGCTGAAGGGAACGGAACTGGGGCGGCAGTATGAGGAACATCCCTTTCCGCTGCTGGATCTGGACACGTATGTGGAACTGGTGGTCAGCTGCCTGAAACTCCTGCCCGCGGAAACCGTGGTTCACCGTCTGACCGGAGACGGCCCGAAGCGCCTGCTGCTGGGGCCGCTGTGGAGCGCAGACAAGAAGCGGGTGCTGAACCGGCTAAACCAGGCCATTGCCCGGGCCTGA
- the cbiE gene encoding precorrin-6y C5,15-methyltransferase (decarboxylating) subunit CbiE: MEATLIGLGCGTWDTLTCGALDALKQAELVIGARRLLESLPEGISAECCPAVRGTEILELLRRSGAERAAVVYSGDTGFYSGTRTLVPLLEEAGISFRILPGISSVQYFSAVLHRPWQDWNLVSAHGVDCDPVTAVMQGKPAFFLTGGELTPKELCIRLTRAGLKDLPVTVGENLTYDSERLVAGTAETLAQQEYAPLSVMLAEAAPEPEAWTSGIGDEEFIRGDVPMSKEEVRAAAVSRLRIRPADVVWDVGAGTGSVSVAMARAARQGHVYAVERLPEACDLIRANRDRFGTWNLTVVQGMAEEAIHELPAPDAVFIGGSRGQMGAVIRRALQANPKARILISSILVETLGEAVAELTRAGLSVSVVQIAASTSKNVGKKHMMLAGNPIFLIGGEKK, from the coding sequence ATGGAGGCAACATTAATCGGACTGGGATGCGGTACCTGGGATACCCTTACCTGCGGCGCGCTGGATGCGCTGAAACAGGCAGAACTGGTCATCGGAGCCAGACGTCTGCTGGAAAGTCTGCCGGAAGGAATTTCTGCGGAATGCTGTCCGGCCGTCCGCGGGACGGAAATCCTGGAGCTGCTCCGAAGATCGGGGGCAGAGCGGGCAGCTGTGGTATACAGCGGAGACACCGGCTTTTATTCCGGGACCCGGACATTGGTGCCCCTGCTGGAAGAAGCGGGCATTTCTTTCCGGATTCTGCCCGGAATCTCCAGTGTACAGTATTTTTCGGCCGTGCTGCACAGGCCCTGGCAAGACTGGAATCTGGTGTCTGCCCATGGCGTGGACTGCGATCCGGTGACAGCTGTCATGCAGGGAAAACCGGCCTTTTTCCTGACGGGCGGCGAGCTGACGCCGAAGGAGCTGTGTATCCGCCTGACCCGGGCGGGCCTTAAGGATCTTCCGGTTACCGTGGGCGAAAATCTCACCTATGACTCGGAACGGCTTGTGGCCGGCACAGCCGAAACTCTAGCGCAGCAGGAGTATGCGCCTCTTTCCGTGATGCTGGCGGAGGCGGCGCCGGAACCGGAAGCATGGACTTCCGGCATCGGAGATGAGGAATTTATCCGGGGCGATGTGCCGATGTCCAAAGAGGAAGTGCGGGCAGCGGCCGTCAGCAGACTCAGGATCCGTCCCGCAGATGTGGTCTGGGATGTGGGCGCCGGGACAGGAAGCGTATCGGTGGCCATGGCCCGGGCTGCCCGGCAGGGGCATGTATACGCAGTGGAGCGCCTGCCGGAGGCCTGTGATCTGATCCGGGCCAACCGGGACAGATTCGGCACCTGGAACCTGACGGTAGTGCAGGGAATGGCGGAAGAAGCCATCCATGAGCTGCCGGCGCCGGACGCAGTGTTTATCGGCGGCAGCCGGGGACAGATGGGCGCTGTGATCCGGAGGGCGCTGCAGGCCAATCCAAAGGCACGGATTCTCATATCCTCCATTCTGGTAGAGACCCTGGGAGAGGCTGTGGCGGAGCTGACCCGGGCGGGACTTTCTGTTTCGGTGGTGCAGATCGCCGCTTCCACCAGCAAAAATGTAGGAAAAAAACACATGATGCTTGCCGGCAATCCGATCTTCCTGATCGGCGGAGAAAAGAAATGA